The stretch of DNA CAGACCTGCAGCGCGCTATCCGTGAAAAGGGGTTATCCCAAAGCGAACTCGCACGCCTGGCAGGAATCCGTCAGGGCACGCTTTCCAAGTTTCTGACCGCAGAAAATGGCAGGGATATGAACCTTTCCACTGCGCTCCGCCTTTGGCCGTTCGTCTACGGCGCCCCGCCTATCCCAGCCACCCCTGCCACGTCACCCGCATCTGCACAGGCTCAGGCAGCAGCGCAGTAGCGATAGCCGCAGCGTGGCCGAATGACCTTACCCCATTGCGTATCCCACTTGTAAGTTAGCGGTTCCTGTTGGGTTATGGGTTCTGTTCTGCCGGCAAAATTCTTCTGGCGTCAGCCAGCCCAGCGAACTGTGCGGCCGCCGCTGGTTGTAATCCTGCCTCCAGGCTTCAACTGCTTGACGGGCGTCATGTACGGATAAAAACACATGTTGATTCAAACATGCATCACGGAATTTCCCGTTAAAACTTTCAATATGCCCATTGTCCGTGGGTTTCCCCGGGCGAGTAAACTCTATCGCAACGCCATGCGCAACTGCCCAGGCATCCAGTGCCTTGCCACTAAATTCCGGGCCGCTGTCAACTTTTATACGTTGCGGCTTTCTCCCTCGGAGGCGTAACCTTTCCAGCACTCGCACAACACGCAGGCCTGGCAGTGACATGTCTACTTCCAGCGCCGGGCTTGACCGATCCCACAGATCCGCAATCGTCAAAATCCGGATGCGACGTCCATCCATAAGGGCATCGCTTACAAAATCCATCGCCCACAGCTCATCCGGACTTGTAGGGCACACCTGCTCGACACGGGTATGACTTGGGCGCTTCGCTCGTTTCCGTGTCCGCAGAGAAAGCCCCTCCTCCTGGTAGATTCTTTCTGTCCGCTTATGGTTCTGCACCAGGCCCTCACGCCGCAGCAATTCATGCAGGCGAGGAGAACCGAAGCGCCGCCGCTCTTCCGCCAGCTCCCGCAAGCGGG from Desulfovibrio legallii encodes:
- a CDS encoding helix-turn-helix domain-containing protein; translation: MNIETFRTDLQRAIREKGLSQSELARLAGIRQGTLSKFLTAENGRDMNLSTALRLWPFVYGAPPIPATPATSPASAQAQAAAQ
- a CDS encoding IS3 family transposase → CGRTGSGYCRPEGRALKKLLKPAAQREAVRYIQAQHGLSERRACRVIQLNRCSARRPPPEDSDLLLRTRLRELAEERRRFGSPRLHELLRREGLVQNHKRTERIYQEEGLSLRTRKRAKRPSHTRVEQVCPTSPDELWAMDFVSDALMDGRRIRILTIADLWDRSSPALEVDMSLPGLRVVRVLERLRLRGRKPQRIKVDSGPEFSGKALDAWAVAHGVAIEFTRPGKPTDNGHIESFNGKFRDACLNQHVFLSVHDARQAVEAWRQDYNQRRPHSSLGWLTPEEFCRQNRTHNPTGTANLQVGYAMG